From the genome of Eucalyptus grandis isolate ANBG69807.140 chromosome 2, ASM1654582v1, whole genome shotgun sequence, one region includes:
- the LOC120289712 gene encoding MDIS1-interacting receptor like kinase 2-like: MGPIPRHLLDTYSRSAFNGNKDLYTEPPFAPVSSPIPLRTPPSLSKPSAVMLSLPCLLVVASILGSCFFLWCALKRVQPEETVEKDGNFLSIWNYDGKIAYEDIIAATEDFDIKYCIQRGAYGSVYRAQLPNGKAVALKKVNRSEAEDPNFNKSFQNEVKHLTEIRHRSIIRLYGFCLHRRSMFLIYEYMERGSLFCVLRNGTEAMELDWVRRVNLIQDVAHALSYLHHGCAQPVVHRDISSSNVLLNNEMRAVLSDFGAARLLQGNSSSNLTSNIVGTHGYLAPELAYTLVVNEKSDVYSFGVVALETIMGKHPRGIISSLWTSSEDHIMLHQILDPRLPYPKENSWARDIAIAVTLALACLSSKPKLRPTMKQVSEAFLARKLQLAKPFHAISLIELRINREAWLRDDRSETSPRLEQ, encoded by the exons GAAACAAAGATTTGTACACTGAACCTCCATTTGCACCTGTGAGTAGCCCCATTCCTTTGAGGACCCCTCCTTCCTTGAGCAAGCCTTCCGCAGTGATGTTATCGCTACCTTGCCTTTTAGTTGTCGCTTCAATTCTGGGgtcttgcttctttctttggtGCGCATTGAAGAGGGTTCAGCCAGAGGAGACAGTAGAAAAGGATGGAAATTTCTTGTCAATATGGAATTATGATGGGAAGATAGCATATGAAGACATAATTGCTGCCACGGAAGACTTTGACATCAAATACTGCATTCAAAGAGGTGCTTATGGTAGTGTGTACAGGGCGCAATTGCCGAATGGGAAGGCTGTAGCACTGAAGAAGGTTAATCGCTCTGAAGCCGAGGacccaaatttcaataaaagcTTTCAAAATGAAGTGAAGCACTTGACTGAAATAAGACACAGAAGCATAATCCGGCTCTATGGTTTCTGCTTGCATAGGCGGTCGATGTTCTTAATTTATGAGTATATGGAGAGAGGGAGTCTATTTTGTGTTCTGAGAAATGGCACTGAAGCAATGGAGTTAGATTGGGTGAGGAGAGTGAATCTCATCCAGGATGTGGCACACGCCCTGTCTTACTTGCATCACGGGTGTGCTCAGCCTGTTGTTCATAGGGACATATCCAGCAGCAACGTTTTACTCAACAATGAAATGCGGGCTGTCCTATCAGATTTCGGGGCGGCAAGGTTACTACAGGGAAATTCTTCGTCCAATCTCACTTCAAACATAGTAGGGACCCATGGATATCTTGCTCCAG AGCTCGCTTATACGCTCGTGGTCAACGAGAAAAGTGACGTATACAGCTTCGGAGTAGTTGCATTGGAGACTATAATGGGCAAGCATCCAAGAGGGATCATATCAAGTTTGTGGACATCATCGGAAGATCATATAATGCTACATCAAATATTAGACCCGCGTCTGCCTTATCCAAAAGAGAATTCCTGGGCGAGAGATATAGCCATAGCAGTCACTTTAGCGCTTGCTTGCTTGAGTTCCAAGCCCAAATTACGGCCAACAATGAAACAGGTGTCCGAGGCTTTTCTAGCTCGAAAGTTACAATTAGCCAAGCCCTTTCACGCAATTTCATTGATTGAGCTTCGCATAAATCGAGAGGCGTGGTTAAGAGACGACAGGTCCGAAACTTCACCGAGACTCGAACAGTAA